In Brevibacillus brevis NBRC 100599, a single genomic region encodes these proteins:
- the mazG gene encoding nucleoside triphosphate pyrophosphohydrolase — MKNKTITVVGLGAGDLDQLPYGIYRTLKAAKQLYLRTKEHPVVAELIAEGITIESFDDVYEQHDTFSDVYTDIVERLFSRVNEAGSLVYAVPGHPLVAERTVQLLLAEGPNRGVEIEIGGGQSFIDPLFARLHIDPIEGFSLLDGTALAAHQVSPGLHTIIAQVYDAFVASDVKLTLMEVLPDDYEVTVATAVGVTGQEIIETVPLYELDRLDHFGNLSLVYVPPTKDEKVSYRQFSYLKEIVAILRSPDGCPWDREQTHQSIRKNLIEETYEVLETIDDDDPDAMCEELGDLLMQIMLHSQMAAEDGYFSVDDVVATLNEKLVRRHPHVFGEKSANDSEEALANWQEIKAQEKAAKGIDVTVQSQLAGIPRDLPALMYAYKLQKKAAQVGFDWDDIADVFKKVEEEYHELQEASEEERAGELGDLLFAVVNLARFLGLDPEEALALTNNKFKKRFSYIEGKLQEAGRTFEQTDLQEMDKWWEEAKHET; from the coding sequence ATGAAGAATAAGACCATTACCGTAGTCGGTCTTGGTGCCGGAGATTTGGACCAGCTTCCTTATGGCATCTATCGTACGCTCAAAGCTGCCAAACAGCTGTATTTGCGCACGAAAGAGCATCCGGTCGTAGCCGAGTTGATCGCAGAAGGCATCACGATTGAATCCTTTGACGATGTATATGAGCAGCACGATACGTTTTCCGATGTGTACACCGATATTGTGGAGCGGCTTTTTTCACGGGTAAACGAAGCGGGCAGCCTTGTCTATGCCGTGCCAGGTCATCCTTTGGTGGCGGAACGTACCGTGCAGTTGTTGCTAGCAGAGGGACCAAACCGTGGCGTAGAAATCGAAATTGGCGGTGGACAGAGCTTTATCGATCCGTTGTTTGCCCGCCTACATATCGATCCGATTGAGGGATTCTCTCTGCTGGATGGGACGGCGCTCGCTGCTCATCAAGTGTCACCGGGTCTGCACACGATTATCGCGCAAGTGTACGATGCGTTTGTCGCCTCTGATGTGAAGCTGACCTTGATGGAAGTGCTGCCAGATGATTACGAGGTGACGGTAGCGACAGCCGTAGGGGTAACGGGTCAAGAAATCATTGAGACAGTCCCGTTGTATGAACTGGACAGACTCGATCATTTCGGGAATTTGTCCCTGGTGTATGTACCGCCGACGAAGGACGAGAAGGTGTCGTACCGCCAATTCTCCTACTTGAAGGAGATCGTGGCGATCCTGCGCAGTCCGGATGGATGCCCGTGGGATCGCGAGCAAACACATCAAAGCATCCGCAAAAACTTGATTGAAGAGACGTACGAGGTTTTGGAGACGATCGACGACGATGATCCAGATGCGATGTGTGAGGAGCTGGGGGATTTGTTGATGCAAATCATGCTCCATTCACAGATGGCAGCCGAAGACGGATATTTTTCGGTAGATGATGTTGTCGCGACGTTGAATGAAAAGCTAGTTCGCCGCCACCCGCACGTATTCGGAGAAAAGAGCGCGAATGATTCCGAGGAAGCGCTGGCGAATTGGCAGGAGATCAAAGCACAGGAAAAAGCAGCAAAAGGCATCGATGTAACGGTTCAATCACAGTTGGCGGGAATACCGCGCGACTTGCCAGCACTGATGTATGCGTACAAGCTGCAAAAGAAAGCAGCCCAAGTCGGCTTTGACTGGGACGATATTGCAGACGTGTTCAAAAAGGTAGAAGAGGAATACCACGAACTACAAGAAGCATCAGAGGAAGAACGAGCTGGCGAGTTGGGTGATTTACTATTTGCGGTAGTCAATCTGGCGCGTTTCCTCGGGCTCGATCCGGAGGAAGCCCTCGCATTGACCAACAACAAGTTCAAGAAGCGCTTTTCCTATATTGAAGGCAAGCTGCAAGAAGCGGGCCGTACCTTTGAGCAGACGGACCTGCAAGAAATGGACAAATGGTGGGAGGAAGCCAAACATGAGACTTGA
- a CDS encoding RNA-binding S4 domain-containing protein, producing the protein MRLDKYLKVSRLIKRRTLAKEVCDKQRVEINDRPAKASSNVKIGDKLAIRFGQKIVSVKVEDIKENPRKEEAASLYTVIGEVPVPRDEKEEDAYLKG; encoded by the coding sequence ATGAGACTTGATAAATACTTGAAAGTGTCTCGACTGATCAAGCGGCGCACGCTCGCAAAAGAAGTGTGCGACAAACAGCGTGTGGAAATTAACGATCGCCCTGCAAAGGCATCCAGTAATGTGAAAATCGGCGACAAGCTGGCAATCCGTTTCGGACAAAAAATCGTTTCGGTAAAAGTAGAGGATATCAAAGAAAACCCACGCAAAGAAGAAGCGGCTTCACTGTATACCGTCATCGGCGAAGTTCCCGTTCCACGTGATGAAAAAGAAGAAGACGCCTACCTCAAAGGGTAA